A single window of Nicotiana sylvestris chromosome 3, ASM39365v2, whole genome shotgun sequence DNA harbors:
- the LOC104234247 gene encoding conserved oligomeric Golgi complex subunit 1, with protein MRVVTPTSPSPADQNRLSSTPVARNQDAELLFRTKPIAEIRNVEAATRKQIQEKSEELRQLVGNRYRDLIDSADSIVLMKSSCESISANIAAIHQGILHSLSSTVAAGSPKSIVSSDPAKARIYGIACRVKYLVDTPENIWGCLDESMFLESSARYARAKHVHHSLNVNKDHRSVLSKFPLLQHQWQVVESFKFQISQRSRERLLDQELGLGIKAYADALAAVAVIDELDPKQVLTLFLDSRKSCISQKLNACSNVNATSSDVILVYCEALKIIQVTVGQVGELFLQVLNDMPLFYKTVLGSPPASQLFGGIPNPDEEVRLWNSFRDDLESQMVMLDRDFVSKVCSDWLRNCAKDIMNKINGKYLIDVISSGKDLASAETLIRETMENKQVLEGSLEWLKSVFGSEIELPWKRIHEIVLGGDSDLWDEIFEVAFVRRMKAIIDKGFDELSGLVDVVVSVGVISGTPGEQVNFQAYLNRSLNGGGVWFMEPNGKKVTAIPGAKSQQPEENDFRSCLTAYFGDEVSRIRDAVDSCCESVLKDLLSFLESPKASLRLKDMAPHLQNKCYLSMSAILMELKSELDALSANLQNKNPKDESVPSPAILVERSLFIGRLLFAFQKHSRHIPVILGSPRSWVSETRRAGSLRTPALQRYSMPPMDSPTSEGPGKTMFDSPRRQSSTASAALFGVDDSSSPQLEELSKMTQDLCIRAYNMWISWVSDELSVILSQNLKQDDALFVTTALRGWEETIVKQDQSNEGQSEMKILLPSMPSLYITSFLFQACEEIQRVGGHVLDKPILKNFASRLLDKVIHIYGDFLSSQETQGSQISEKGVLQVLLDLRFASDILAGGDSNANEESLKMPKMKHPFRRKHDVQLSKSVTEERVNGLISSFAQRLDPIDWLTYEPYLWENERQSYLRHAVLLGFFVQLNRMYTDTAQKLPTNSESNILRCSTVPRFKYLPISAPALSSRGTTKASISASIDDVSSRSPWKGYTNDELSRKVDIDENSASGITSPFLKSFMQVGSKFGESTLKLGSILTDGQVGRFGDILPVQAAGFHSFFTAARSE; from the exons ATGAGGGTAGTGACACCTACATCCCCATCACCCGCCGATCAAAACCGCCTTAGCTCTACCCCCGTCGCCAGAAACCAAGATGCTGAATTACTCTTCCGCACAAAGCCAATTGCCGAAATCCGAAATGTGGAAGCCGCCACCAGAAAACAGATCCAAGAGAAGAGCGAAGAGCTCCGTCAACTCGTCGGCAATCGTTATCGCGATCTAATAGATTCCGCCGATTCCATTGTTCTAATGAAATCCTCGTGCGAGTCTATTTCTGCCAATATTGCCGCGATACACCAGGGCATTCTTCATTCTCTTTCTTCCACCGTCGCTGCCGGTTCCCCTAAGTCCATTGTCTCTTCTGACCCTGCAAAAGCTCGAATTTACGGGATTGCCTGTCGGGTTAAGTATCTTGTTGATACGCCGGAGAATATCTGGGGCTGTCTCGATGAATCAATGTTTCTAGAATCTTCTGCTCGCTATGCTCGTGCTAAACACGTTCACCATAGCTTGAATGTAAATAAGGATCACAGAAGTGTGCTTTCGAAATTTCCTTTGCTTCAGCATCAATGGCAGGTCGTGGAGAGTTTTAAATTTCAGATCTCCCAGAGAAGCAGAGAGAGATTGTTGGATCAGGAACTTGGCCTCGGGATAAAAGCTTATGCGGATGCTCTAGCTGCAGTTGCTGTCATTGATGAGCTTGATCCCAAACAGGTTCTAACATTGTTCCTTGATTCGCGGAAATCTTGTATTTCTCAGAAACTAAATGCATGTTCCAATGTTAATGCTACTAGTTCTGATGTGATTTTAGTTTATTGTGAAGCGTTAAAAATTATTCAGGTTACAGTGGGACAAGTAGGAGAATTATTCTTGCAAGTATTGAATGATATGCCTTTGTTTTATAAGACTGTCTTGGGTTCACCTCCTGCCTCTCAATTGTTTGGTGGAATACCTAATCCGGATGAGGAAGTGAGGTTGTGGAACTCTTTTAGAGATGATTTGGAATCGCAAATGGTAATGTTGGATAGGGATTTCGTTTCCAAGGTATGTTCAGATTGGCTGAGGAATTGTGCCAAGGACATCATGAACAAGATCAATGGTAAATACTTGATTGATGTTATCAGCAGCGGGAAAGATCTTGCATCTGCTGAGACATTGATACGGGAAACTATGGAAAATAAACAGGTTTTGGAAGGGAGCTTGGAGTGGCTTAAGAGTGTTTTTGGGTCTGAAATTGAGTTGCCGTGGAAGAGAATACACGAGATAGTCCTGGGAGGTGATTCAGACCTATGGGATGAGATATTTGAAGTTGCTTTCGTTAGAAGGATGAAAGCAATTATTGATAAAGGATTTGATGAGTTGAGTGGATTAGTTGATGTTGTAGTGTCAGTGGGGGTCATATCAGGAACTCCTGGCGAGCAGGTCAATTTCCAGGCGTACTTGAATAGATCTTTAAATGGTGGAGGTGTTTGGTTCATGGAGCCAAATGGTAAAAAGGTTACCGCCATTCCTGGTGCCAAGTCACAGCAGCCTGAGGAGAATGATTTTCGCAGTTGTCTCACTGCTTACTTTGGGGATGAAGTCAGCAGGATAAGAGATGCCGTGGACAGCTGCTGTGAGAGTGTTCTAAAAGACCTACTAAGCTTCTTGGAGTCTCCCAAGGCATCCTTGAGACTGAAAGATATGGCCCCACATTTACAAAATAAATGTTACCTAAGTATGTCTGCTATACTAATGGAACTGAAGAGCGAGTTGGATGCATTGTCTGCTAACCTtcaaaacaaaaacccaaaagaTGAGTCAGTGCCATCGCCTGCTATACTTGTTGAGAGGTCACTATTTATAGGGCGGCTTTTGTTTGCATTCCAAAAGCATTCCAGACACATTCCTGTCATACTTGGTTCACCAAGGTCATGGGTGAGTGAAACTAGAAGGGCTGGCTCGCTTAGGACCCCAGCTCTACAAAGGTACTCTATGCCACCCATGGACTCCCCAACCTCTGAAGGTCCTGGAAAGACAATGTTTGATTCACCTAGAAGACAAAGTTCGACGGCATCTGCTGCTTTGTTCGGGGTGGATGACAGTTCTAGCCCACAACTTGAAGAGCTAAGTAAAATGACCCAAGATCTTTGCATCAGAGCTTATAATATGTGGATATCTTGGGTTTCTGATGAACTTTCAGTTATCTTATCCCAAAATCTCAAACAGGATGATGCCTTATTTGTAACAACAGCCTTGAGA GGTTGGGAGGAGACCATTGTTAAGCAAGATCAGTCAAATGAAGGCCAGTCAGAGATGAAGATATTGCTTCCTTCTATGCCTTCTTTGTACATAACCTCGTTTCTATTCCAAGCTTGTGAAGAAATTCAGCGAGTAGGTGGACATGTGCTTGATAAACCTATTCTGAAAAACTTTGCCTCAAGACTGTTAGATAAG GTGATTCATATTTATGGAGACTTCCTTTCCAGTCAAGAAACTCAGGGATCACAGATTTCAGAGAAAGGAGTGTTGCAAGTTTTATTGGATCTAAGATTTGCTTCAGATATTCTCGCTGGTGGTGATTCTAATGCAAATGAAGAGTCACTGAAAATGCCTAAAATGAAGCATCCTTTTAGAAGAAAGCATGATGTACAACTAAGTAAATCAGTAACTGAAGAGCGTGTCAATGGCTTGATAAGTAGCTTTGCACAGAGACTGGATCCTATTGACTGGCTCAC CTATGAGCCATATCTCTGGGAGAATGAGAGGCAGTCATACCTGAGGCATGCTGTGCTCCTTGGGTTCTTTGTACAGCTTAACCGGATGTACACAGACACTGCCCAGAAACTGCCAACCAATTCAGAATCAAACATCTTGCGCTGCTCCACAGTACCTCGCTTCAAATATCTCCCCATCAG TGCCCCAGCATTGTCTTCGAGGGGGACAACCAAGGCATCAATCTCAGCATCTATTGATGATGTTTCATCGAGAAGTCCCTGGAAAGGTTACACGAATGACGAGCTGTCTCGAAAGGTTGACATCGATGAAAATTCAGCTTCTGGGATAACATCGCCTTTTTTGAAATCATTTATGCAG